The proteins below are encoded in one region of Sulfolobus islandicus Y.N.15.51:
- a CDS encoding cation:proton antiporter — MNPIILALFDVSIFILLAEILSSLVQKHSLPKLIGELLAGMIIGPYALGSLLNQIVGFSLISINTYIEFLAEFSVILLIFASGLEHGIAPIKSSGILGLLGATFGALLPFFAAYYFYMPDFGLDSSLILGAAMGATSLAAVASIIEEEKLKGKGINFMVSAAAVDDVVDLLLLSVILAILQGTSTSVTSISLKIITLVVIWLIILTVSVILVPKITDRLSDKYIEEFPLTVLFGLTLLMVSLGYSPIISAFVAGVAFANSIKSEKIKEISNTLLSVFGPLFFVYVGAEVNFLTLNLNTLLLSLELTVIATIFKWLGIFPFALAYLRSIKAANTVAFGMVPRGETGLVIASIGLSYNALNQAEFESIVFMSMFTTLTGSALFKVYAKKHLVS; from the coding sequence ATGAATCCAATAATCTTGGCTCTCTTTGATGTATCAATATTCATCTTGCTAGCGGAAATTTTAAGCTCTCTTGTACAGAAGCACAGTTTGCCTAAGCTGATAGGCGAGTTATTGGCTGGAATGATAATAGGTCCTTATGCCTTAGGTTCTTTATTAAATCAGATAGTGGGTTTCTCCTTGATAAGTATAAATACTTATATCGAATTTTTAGCTGAGTTTTCAGTAATTCTGTTAATATTTGCCTCTGGTCTAGAACACGGAATTGCACCGATAAAATCTTCTGGAATTCTAGGATTGCTAGGGGCAACGTTTGGGGCATTATTACCTTTTTTTGCAGCATACTACTTCTATATGCCAGATTTTGGTTTAGATTCCTCGCTGATACTTGGTGCTGCGATGGGAGCTACCAGTCTTGCAGCTGTAGCATCTATAATAGAGGAAGAGAAATTGAAGGGTAAGGGCATAAATTTCATGGTATCTGCTGCTGCAGTAGACGATGTAGTGGATTTACTCTTGTTATCTGTCATTCTAGCTATTTTACAAGGTACGTCTACAAGCGTTACCTCTATCAGTTTGAAAATAATCACCCTTGTAGTCATATGGCTAATTATTTTAACAGTCTCAGTTATCTTAGTTCCGAAAATCACTGATAGATTAAGCGATAAGTACATTGAGGAGTTTCCGCTGACGGTGCTATTCGGCTTGACGTTATTAATGGTGTCATTGGGTTATTCTCCCATAATTTCAGCTTTCGTTGCTGGAGTTGCATTTGCAAATAGTATAAAAAGCGAAAAAATTAAGGAAATTAGTAACACATTACTTAGCGTTTTTGGACCATTATTTTTTGTATACGTAGGAGCTGAAGTTAATTTCCTAACACTTAATCTCAATACGTTATTGCTATCCTTAGAATTAACTGTCATAGCAACCATTTTCAAGTGGCTAGGAATCTTCCCATTCGCTCTAGCTTACTTAAGAAGCATAAAAGCTGCTAATACAGTAGCATTTGGAATGGTACCTAGGGGTGAAACCGGGTTAGTTATTGCTTCCATAGGTCTTTCATATAACGCGCTAAATCAAGCGGAGTTTGAGAGCATAGTTTTCATGTCAATGTTTACTACCTTGACAGGTAGTGCATTGTTTAAAGTCTACGCTAAGAAGCATTTGGTCTCATGA
- a CDS encoding IS200/IS605 family accessory protein TnpB-related protein, with protein sequence MLKTLKRTVKLESDSLNEWTYRVLKEVEEYQREIVNEMIEVILSKRLQTTRKKLHERFYNHYKEKYSFLPSRVIEGSYIVAGRIVKSFRERRKKGLTRKDKPEYKRVVITIPNMVNWRFNKVSVSVLTHKGWVEIPLKFTKQFTRYVYEGWRVSQELKLRLVGRKVLVWLTFEKEVEVDTKDGNYISIDVNENNVTVAVFEDFKLKELRRYETGLGRIVVNYSLRREEITKGHSTKDELIKKKLGKLRERERKIDVLRKTVKRITELARSLSAKVVVGKFSSRSKDKMESNKNDKLRHRIHQWSVVKFVEMLKTQPIDVAEVSESYTSSINPFNGEKLKKRKQVVEKVIKVLNPHLMTGSAHEGGGVKVLKVNARYLESGEVLLERDSIAPLNLARKVDGRVLVFPSTSPNELRVTVYDPLRGVPVVELEVIKSKDKLRHG encoded by the coding sequence GTGTTGAAGACGTTGAAAAGGACTGTTAAACTGGAGAGCGACTCTCTGAACGAGTGGACGTACCGCGTTCTTAAGGAGGTTGAAGAATATCAGAGGGAGATCGTTAACGAAATGATTGAGGTAATCCTATCAAAGCGCTTACAGACCACTAGGAAGAAATTACATGAGAGGTTTTACAATCATTATAAGGAGAAGTACTCCTTCTTACCTTCAAGGGTTATTGAAGGTTCTTATATTGTAGCTGGAAGGATTGTTAAGAGCTTTAGGGAGAGAAGGAAGAAAGGGTTAACGAGGAAGGATAAACCAGAGTATAAGAGAGTTGTAATCACTATTCCTAACATGGTTAATTGGAGGTTTAACAAGGTTTCTGTCAGCGTCCTAACTCACAAGGGTTGGGTTGAGATACCCCTCAAGTTCACCAAGCAATTTACCCGCTACGTATATGAAGGTTGGAGGGTTTCGCAAGAGCTTAAGCTGAGGTTAGTGGGTAGGAAAGTCCTAGTTTGGTTGACTTTTGAGAAGGAGGTTGAGGTTGACACGAAAGACGGCAATTATATCTCTATTGACGTTAATGAGAATAACGTCACGGTAGCGGTTTTTGAAGATTTTAAACTCAAGGAATTGAGAAGATATGAGACTGGGTTAGGGAGGATTGTGGTTAATTACTCCTTGAGGAGGGAAGAGATTACTAAGGGGCATTCAACTAAGGACGAGTTAATAAAGAAGAAGTTGGGGAAGCTGAGGGAGAGGGAGAGGAAAATTGACGTGTTAAGGAAGACTGTTAAGAGGATAACAGAGCTTGCTAGGAGTTTAAGTGCTAAAGTCGTAGTAGGTAAGTTTTCCTCAAGGTCTAAGGATAAGATGGAGAGCAATAAAAATGATAAGCTTAGGCATAGGATTCACCAGTGGAGTGTTGTTAAATTTGTGGAGATGTTGAAAACTCAGCCGATAGACGTCGCGGAGGTTTCTGAATCTTATACTTCCTCTATTAACCCATTTAACGGTGAGAAGTTGAAGAAGAGAAAGCAGGTAGTTGAGAAAGTTATCAAAGTTTTAAACCCCCATCTGATGACGGGCTCTGCTCACGAGGGTGGGGGTGTAAAAGTACTGAAGGTGAACGCTAGGTACTTGGAAAGCGGTGAAGTTCTTTTGGAGAGGGATTCTATTGCTCCTCTTAACTTGGCAAGAAAGGTGGATGGGAGGGTATTGGTGTTTCCCTCGACTAGCCCCAATGAGTTAAGGGTGACTGTGTATGATCCCTTAAGAGGGGTGCCCGTGGTGGAATTAGAAGTAATTAAAAGTAAGGATAAGTTACGCCACGGGTAA
- a CDS encoding MFS transporter has translation MLKNRNEVLKISFSAFFADLGYQAVVASFPIIFVLIFKAPIPLYGLAEALNYGIGTVMAYLGGIAGDKYGRKRIAILGNILILFVSLIGLAGNYIQALIFFMIGWWFRNFRSPPRRAMMAEVTSPDERSEAFGILHSLDIAGALLAIIYLTVLLYLHVSIFFILLFTSIPLLMSTIVLSLVNAGKKGEKKTESKIVQKRVFWTVILSTMFFGFSQYSFGFPILTTTEITGKDYLGVLAYGVFLGASSLFGYLFGRMKLREFESLAFLGYLIGAIGSLGFAYLSGIGLFSLYPLSFLMGISVASTETFEPTIISKITKEEAYGTSMGYLSAGRSVGIFLGNVIMGLLYQISYTYAYLFAAVTSLISFALILSLIMRPNAS, from the coding sequence TCATTTTCAGCCTTTTTCGCCGATCTCGGATATCAAGCTGTAGTAGCGTCTTTTCCAATAATTTTCGTATTGATTTTCAAGGCCCCAATACCCCTTTACGGCTTAGCTGAAGCATTGAATTACGGAATTGGTACTGTAATGGCTTATCTAGGTGGTATAGCGGGAGACAAGTATGGTAGAAAGAGGATTGCAATTTTAGGAAATATTCTCATCTTGTTTGTTTCTCTAATAGGACTAGCAGGGAATTACATTCAAGCCCTTATTTTCTTCATGATAGGCTGGTGGTTTAGGAACTTCAGATCCCCACCAAGAAGGGCAATGATGGCTGAAGTTACATCACCAGATGAGAGATCTGAAGCCTTTGGAATTTTGCATTCCTTAGATATAGCTGGAGCGTTATTAGCAATAATTTATCTGACTGTGCTACTTTACCTCCATGTTTCCATATTTTTCATTCTATTATTCACCTCAATACCTTTGCTTATGTCAACAATAGTTTTAAGTCTAGTTAACGCGGGAAAGAAAGGGGAAAAGAAGACAGAGAGTAAAATAGTGCAAAAAAGGGTCTTCTGGACTGTCATATTATCTACAATGTTCTTTGGATTTAGTCAATACAGCTTCGGCTTTCCAATACTAACTACCACGGAAATTACTGGAAAAGACTATTTGGGAGTATTGGCCTATGGCGTGTTCCTCGGCGCTTCTTCACTATTTGGTTACTTATTTGGTAGAATGAAACTAAGGGAATTTGAAAGTTTAGCGTTTCTAGGATACTTAATTGGGGCAATAGGGTCTCTTGGATTTGCGTATTTATCTGGCATTGGTTTATTTTCCCTTTATCCCCTTTCTTTCTTAATGGGAATTAGTGTTGCCTCAACTGAGACTTTTGAACCCACAATAATATCTAAAATAACTAAAGAGGAGGCATATGGTACAAGTATGGGGTATTTATCAGCGGGTAGAAGCGTTGGAATATTTCTCGGTAATGTGATCATGGGGTTATTGTATCAAATAAGCTACACATATGCATACTTGTTCGCTGCTGTAACTTCTCTAATCTCTTTTGCGCTAATCTTAAGCTTAATCATGAGACCAAATGCTTCTTAG